A genomic stretch from Setaria italica strain Yugu1 chromosome VII, Setaria_italica_v2.0, whole genome shotgun sequence includes:
- the LOC101757640 gene encoding regulatory-associated protein of TOR 1 isoform X2, which yields MALGDLMASRLVHSSSSPSPSPAAPPAPLPNHHHQHNNHVTDDLPVANGPEPRNGLEPAEVEKPEPVAYLPQVVVLCEQRHEALDEAAAAAAGPSTTGLVSKWRPKDRMKTGCVALVLCLNISVDPPDVIKISPCARMECWIDPFSMAPPKALENIGKTLHSQYERWQPKARYKLQLDPTVEEVKKLCNTCRKYARSERVLFHYNGHGVPKPTANGEIWVFNKSYTQYIPLPITDLDSWLKTPSIYVFDCSAAGIIVKAFLERLDWSSSSSASSQKDCILLAACEAHQTLPQSAEFPADVFTACLTTPIKMALHWFCKRSLLRGSMDHSLIDQIPGRQNDRKTLLGELNWIFTAITDTIAWNVLPHDLFQRLFRQDLLVASLFRNFLLAERIMRSANCSPISYPLLPPTHQHHMWDAWDMAAEICLSKLPQLIADPNAEFQPSPFFTEQLTAFEVWLDHGSEDKKPPEQLPIVLQVLRSQSHRFRALVLLGRFLDMGPWAVDLALSVGIFPYVLKLLQTSAMELRQILVFIWTKILSLDKSCQVDLVKDGGHAYFIRFLDSLDAYPEQRAMAAFVLAVIVDGHRRGQEACINAGLIDVCLRHLQPENPHDAQTEPLLLQWLCLCLGKLWEDFPEARLLGLQSNAPEIVAYLLSETQPEVRASAVFALGNLLDMGSTSLNGVDDDSDDDEKLKAETIVVRSLLQVSSDCSPLVRSEVAIALTRFALGHNKYLKSVAAEYWKPQTNSLLKSLPSLANISSPNNAYSPNNIRQGSSGLGSHIGPVLRVGSDSSATGRDARISTSSPIATSSIMHGSPQSDDSSQHSDSGILLKENASNGGLSYNRSRPVDSGIYSQFISTMCSVAKDPYPRIATIGRRALSLIGVEQVVMKNSRFNSGGTHQGETSAPPSNFGMARSSSWFDMNSGNFSIAFRTPPVSPPQHDYLTGLRRVCSMEFKPHPMNSPEGLAGPLLSSVAAPSNAELSILPQSTIYNWSCGHFSRPLLTGSDDNEEANARREEREQIALGCIAKCQRSSCKMTSQIASWDTRFETGTKAALLLPFSPIVIAADENEQIRVWNYDDALPVNSFQNHKLSERGLSKLLLINELDESLLLAASSDGNVRIWKNFTQSGGQKLVTAFSSVQGHRAAGRSIVIDWQQQSGYLVLFCYFPSRSDFGFYFMHFRLF from the exons ATGGCATTGGGAGATCTCATGGCCTCCAGGCTCGTCCACTCCTCGTCctctccgtcgccgtcgccggccgcgcccccggcgccgctgccgaaccaccaccaccagcacaacAACCACGTCACGGATGACCTCCCCGTGGCGAACGGGCCGGAGCCCAGGAATGGGCTCGAGCCCGCCGAGGTGGAGAAGCCGGAGCCCGTGGCGTACCTGCCCCAGGTGGTGGTGCTGTGCGAGCAGCGCCACGAGGCGCTCGACgaggctgcggcggccgccgccgggccctCCACCACCGGCCTGGTCTCCAAGTGGCGCCCGAAGGACCGG ATGAAGACTGGATGTGTTGCACTTGTACTATGTTTAAACATAAGTGTTGATCCACCGGATGTAATTAAAATTTCCCCTTGTGCAAGAATGGAGTGCTGGATAG atCCATTTTCAATGGCACCTCCTAAAGCCCTTGAAAATATCGGAAAAACATTGCACTCACAGTATGAACGCTGGCAACCTAAG GCTCGTTACAAGCTTCAGCTAGATCCAACAGTGGAGGAAGTGAAGAAGCTTTGTAATACTTGCCGTAAATATGCCAGATCAGAGAGAGTACTTTTCCATTACAATGGCCATGGTGTCCCAAAGCCTACAGCTAATGGTGAGATTTGGGTGTTTAACAAG AGTTACACACAGTATATTCCCCTTCCAATTACTGATCTTGATTCATGGCTAAAAACACCTTCCATTTATGTTTTTGACTGCTCAGCAGCTGGAATTATTGTGAAAGCTTTTCTAGAG CGCCTAGACTGGAGTTCTAGCTCCTCTGCATCTTCACAGAAGGATTGCATTCTTCTTGCTGCCTGCGAAGCACATCAAACACTTCCTCAGAGTGCAGAATTTCCTGCTGATGTGTTTACAGCTTGCCTCACAACACCCATCAAGATGGCATTGCACTg GTTTTGTAAACGATCATTACTCCGAGGTTCTATGGATCATTCTCTTATAGACCAAATCCCCGGAAGGCAAAATGACCGTAAAACTCTTCTTGGAGAGCTGAATTGGATTTTCACTGCTATTACAGACACTATTGCCTGGAATGTTCTTCCTCATG ATCTGTTCCAAAGGCTTTTCAGGCAAGATCTTCTGGTTGCTAGTCTCTTTCGCAACTTCTTGCTTGCTGAGAGAATCATGCGATCTGCTAATTGTTCTCCAATTTCTTATCCATTGTTGCCGCCAACACATCAACACCATATGTG GGACGCATGGGACATGGCTGCTGAGATTTGTCTTTCCAAGCTTCCTCAGTTAATTGCTGATCCAAATGCAGAGTTTCAG CCAAGCCCATTTTTTACGGAACAGCTGACGGCTTTTGAAGTGTGGCTTGATCATGGTTCTGAGGACAAGAAGCCCCCTGAACAGTTACCTATAGTTCTTCAG GTCCTGCGTAGTCAGTCACATAGATTTAGAGCACTTGTTCTGCTTGGAAGGTTTCTTGACATGGGACCATGGGCAGTTGATTTG GCCCTGTCTGTTGGAATCTTCCCTTATGTGCTCAAACTGCTTCAAACAAGTGCAATGGAGTTGCGTCAAATTCTTGTGTTCATATGGACAAAAATTCTCTCTCTTGATAAG TCGTGCCAGGTTGACTTGGTTAAAGATGGAGGACATGCATATTTTATCAGGTTTCTTGACAGTTTGGATGCTTACCCAGAGCAGCGTGCTATGGCTGCTTTCGTATTAGCAGTTATTGTGGATGGGCATAGAAGGGGTCAAGAGGCCTGTATTAATGCAGGTCTTATAGATGTTTGCCTGAGACATCTGCAACCTGAAAATCCACATGATGCACAGACAGAACCTTTGCTTTTGCAGTGGCTTTGTTTATGCCTTGGCAAACTCTGGGAAGATTTCCCTGAGGCTCGGTTACTTGGTCTGCAATCAAATGCACCAGAAATTGTAGCTTATTTGTTATCAGAGACACAACCTGAG GTCAGAGCTTCTGCTGTTTTTGCATTAGGGAATCTCCTGGATATGGGATCAACATCATTAAACGGTGTCGatgatgattctgatgatgacGAGAAATTAAAAGCTGAAACAATTGTCGTTCGAAGCCTTCTGCAGGTCTCCTCAGATTGTAGCCCCCTTGTTAGATCTGAGGTTGCTATAG cgCTTACTCGGTTTGCATTGGGTCACAATAAGTATCTCAAATCTGTTGCTGCTGAGTATTGGAAACCTCAAACCAATTCATTGCTGAAGTCACTGCCGTCACTAGCCAATATAAGTAGTCCAAACAATGCCTACAGTCCCAACAACATTCGACAAGGCAGCAGTGGCCTTGGTTCTCATATTGGTCCTGTGCTAAGGGTTGGCAGTGATAGCAGTGCCACTGGCCGTGATGCAAGAATTTCTACGAGCAGCCCGATTGCAACAAGTAGTATCATGCATGGCTCTCCCCAGTCAGATGATTCTTCCCAACACTCTGATTCAGGCATATTACTGAAAGAGAATGCAAGTAATGGTGGTCTCAGCTACAACAGATCGAGACCTGTTGATAGTGGCATTTATTCTCAATTTATATCAACTATGTGTTCTGTTGCTAAAGATCCTTACCCAAGAATTGCAACTATTGGTCGGAGAGCACTGTCCCTTATAGGTGTTGAGCAAGTGGTAATGAAAAATAGTAGATTTAACAGTGGAGGTACACATCAAGGAGAGACATCTGCACCTCCATCAAACTTTGGCATGGCACGCTCTTCTTCCTGGTTTGATATGAATTCTG GAAACTTCTCAATTGCATTTAGGACACCTCCTGTTAGCCCCCCTCAGCATGATTATCTTACAGGATTACGCCGAGTGTGTTCTATGGAGTTCAAACCACATCCTATGAATTCACCTGAGGGCTTAGCTGGTCCCCTTTTAAGCTCTGTTGCGGCTCCCAGTAATGCTGAACTAAGTATACTTCCCCAATCAACAATCTACAACTGGAGTTGTGGTCACTTCTCTAGGCCACTTTTAACTGGTTCTGATGATAATGAAGAAGCCAATGctagaagagaagagagagaacaaATTGCATTAGGTTGCATTGCTAAGTGCCAGCGATCCT CTTGCAAGATGACAAGTCAAATTGCTAGTTGGGATACAAGGTTTGAGACGGGTACAAAAGCAGCATTATTGTTGCCATTCTCTCCAATCGTCATTGCAGCTGATGAAAATGAGCAAATAAG AGTGTGGAACTATGATGATGCGCTACCAGTGAACTCTTTTCAAAACCATAAGTTGTCCGAAAGAGGGCTATCTAAACTCTTGCTTATCAATGAGCTTGATGAGAGCTTGCTTTTAGCTGCCTCAA GTGATGGAAATGTACGTATATGGAAAAATTTTACTCAAAGTGGAGGACAAAAACTTGTAACTGCTTTCTCATCGGTTCAGGGTCATCGAGCTGCTGGTCGCAGTATTGTGATCGACTGGCAGCAGCAATCTGGTTATCTGGTACTATTCTGTTATTTTCCCAGTCGTTCGGACTTCGGTTtttattttatgcattttaggTTGTTCTAA
- the LOC101757640 gene encoding regulatory-associated protein of TOR 1 isoform X1: MALGDLMASRLVHSSSSPSPSPAAPPAPLPNHHHQHNNHVTDDLPVANGPEPRNGLEPAEVEKPEPVAYLPQVVVLCEQRHEALDEAAAAAAGPSTTGLVSKWRPKDRMKTGCVALVLCLNISVDPPDVIKISPCARMECWIDPFSMAPPKALENIGKTLHSQYERWQPKARYKLQLDPTVEEVKKLCNTCRKYARSERVLFHYNGHGVPKPTANGEIWVFNKSYTQYIPLPITDLDSWLKTPSIYVFDCSAAGIIVKAFLERLDWSSSSSASSQKDCILLAACEAHQTLPQSAEFPADVFTACLTTPIKMALHWFCKRSLLRGSMDHSLIDQIPGRQNDRKTLLGELNWIFTAITDTIAWNVLPHDLFQRLFRQDLLVASLFRNFLLAERIMRSANCSPISYPLLPPTHQHHMWDAWDMAAEICLSKLPQLIADPNAEFQPSPFFTEQLTAFEVWLDHGSEDKKPPEQLPIVLQVLRSQSHRFRALVLLGRFLDMGPWAVDLALSVGIFPYVLKLLQTSAMELRQILVFIWTKILSLDKSCQVDLVKDGGHAYFIRFLDSLDAYPEQRAMAAFVLAVIVDGHRRGQEACINAGLIDVCLRHLQPENPHDAQTEPLLLQWLCLCLGKLWEDFPEARLLGLQSNAPEIVAYLLSETQPEVRASAVFALGNLLDMGSTSLNGVDDDSDDDEKLKAETIVVRSLLQVSSDCSPLVRSEVAIALTRFALGHNKYLKSVAAEYWKPQTNSLLKSLPSLANISSPNNAYSPNNIRQGSSGLGSHIGPVLRVGSDSSATGRDARISTSSPIATSSIMHGSPQSDDSSQHSDSGILLKENASNGGLSYNRSRPVDSGIYSQFISTMCSVAKDPYPRIATIGRRALSLIGVEQVVMKNSRFNSGGTHQGETSAPPSNFGMARSSSWFDMNSGNFSIAFRTPPVSPPQHDYLTGLRRVCSMEFKPHPMNSPEGLAGPLLSSVAAPSNAELSILPQSTIYNWSCGHFSRPLLTGSDDNEEANARREEREQIALGCIAKCQRSSACKMTSQIASWDTRFETGTKAALLLPFSPIVIAADENEQIRVWNYDDALPVNSFQNHKLSERGLSKLLLINELDESLLLAASSDGNVRIWKNFTQSGGQKLVTAFSSVQGHRAAGRSIVIDWQQQSGYLVLFCYFPSRSDFGFYFMHFRLF, encoded by the exons ATGGCATTGGGAGATCTCATGGCCTCCAGGCTCGTCCACTCCTCGTCctctccgtcgccgtcgccggccgcgcccccggcgccgctgccgaaccaccaccaccagcacaacAACCACGTCACGGATGACCTCCCCGTGGCGAACGGGCCGGAGCCCAGGAATGGGCTCGAGCCCGCCGAGGTGGAGAAGCCGGAGCCCGTGGCGTACCTGCCCCAGGTGGTGGTGCTGTGCGAGCAGCGCCACGAGGCGCTCGACgaggctgcggcggccgccgccgggccctCCACCACCGGCCTGGTCTCCAAGTGGCGCCCGAAGGACCGG ATGAAGACTGGATGTGTTGCACTTGTACTATGTTTAAACATAAGTGTTGATCCACCGGATGTAATTAAAATTTCCCCTTGTGCAAGAATGGAGTGCTGGATAG atCCATTTTCAATGGCACCTCCTAAAGCCCTTGAAAATATCGGAAAAACATTGCACTCACAGTATGAACGCTGGCAACCTAAG GCTCGTTACAAGCTTCAGCTAGATCCAACAGTGGAGGAAGTGAAGAAGCTTTGTAATACTTGCCGTAAATATGCCAGATCAGAGAGAGTACTTTTCCATTACAATGGCCATGGTGTCCCAAAGCCTACAGCTAATGGTGAGATTTGGGTGTTTAACAAG AGTTACACACAGTATATTCCCCTTCCAATTACTGATCTTGATTCATGGCTAAAAACACCTTCCATTTATGTTTTTGACTGCTCAGCAGCTGGAATTATTGTGAAAGCTTTTCTAGAG CGCCTAGACTGGAGTTCTAGCTCCTCTGCATCTTCACAGAAGGATTGCATTCTTCTTGCTGCCTGCGAAGCACATCAAACACTTCCTCAGAGTGCAGAATTTCCTGCTGATGTGTTTACAGCTTGCCTCACAACACCCATCAAGATGGCATTGCACTg GTTTTGTAAACGATCATTACTCCGAGGTTCTATGGATCATTCTCTTATAGACCAAATCCCCGGAAGGCAAAATGACCGTAAAACTCTTCTTGGAGAGCTGAATTGGATTTTCACTGCTATTACAGACACTATTGCCTGGAATGTTCTTCCTCATG ATCTGTTCCAAAGGCTTTTCAGGCAAGATCTTCTGGTTGCTAGTCTCTTTCGCAACTTCTTGCTTGCTGAGAGAATCATGCGATCTGCTAATTGTTCTCCAATTTCTTATCCATTGTTGCCGCCAACACATCAACACCATATGTG GGACGCATGGGACATGGCTGCTGAGATTTGTCTTTCCAAGCTTCCTCAGTTAATTGCTGATCCAAATGCAGAGTTTCAG CCAAGCCCATTTTTTACGGAACAGCTGACGGCTTTTGAAGTGTGGCTTGATCATGGTTCTGAGGACAAGAAGCCCCCTGAACAGTTACCTATAGTTCTTCAG GTCCTGCGTAGTCAGTCACATAGATTTAGAGCACTTGTTCTGCTTGGAAGGTTTCTTGACATGGGACCATGGGCAGTTGATTTG GCCCTGTCTGTTGGAATCTTCCCTTATGTGCTCAAACTGCTTCAAACAAGTGCAATGGAGTTGCGTCAAATTCTTGTGTTCATATGGACAAAAATTCTCTCTCTTGATAAG TCGTGCCAGGTTGACTTGGTTAAAGATGGAGGACATGCATATTTTATCAGGTTTCTTGACAGTTTGGATGCTTACCCAGAGCAGCGTGCTATGGCTGCTTTCGTATTAGCAGTTATTGTGGATGGGCATAGAAGGGGTCAAGAGGCCTGTATTAATGCAGGTCTTATAGATGTTTGCCTGAGACATCTGCAACCTGAAAATCCACATGATGCACAGACAGAACCTTTGCTTTTGCAGTGGCTTTGTTTATGCCTTGGCAAACTCTGGGAAGATTTCCCTGAGGCTCGGTTACTTGGTCTGCAATCAAATGCACCAGAAATTGTAGCTTATTTGTTATCAGAGACACAACCTGAG GTCAGAGCTTCTGCTGTTTTTGCATTAGGGAATCTCCTGGATATGGGATCAACATCATTAAACGGTGTCGatgatgattctgatgatgacGAGAAATTAAAAGCTGAAACAATTGTCGTTCGAAGCCTTCTGCAGGTCTCCTCAGATTGTAGCCCCCTTGTTAGATCTGAGGTTGCTATAG cgCTTACTCGGTTTGCATTGGGTCACAATAAGTATCTCAAATCTGTTGCTGCTGAGTATTGGAAACCTCAAACCAATTCATTGCTGAAGTCACTGCCGTCACTAGCCAATATAAGTAGTCCAAACAATGCCTACAGTCCCAACAACATTCGACAAGGCAGCAGTGGCCTTGGTTCTCATATTGGTCCTGTGCTAAGGGTTGGCAGTGATAGCAGTGCCACTGGCCGTGATGCAAGAATTTCTACGAGCAGCCCGATTGCAACAAGTAGTATCATGCATGGCTCTCCCCAGTCAGATGATTCTTCCCAACACTCTGATTCAGGCATATTACTGAAAGAGAATGCAAGTAATGGTGGTCTCAGCTACAACAGATCGAGACCTGTTGATAGTGGCATTTATTCTCAATTTATATCAACTATGTGTTCTGTTGCTAAAGATCCTTACCCAAGAATTGCAACTATTGGTCGGAGAGCACTGTCCCTTATAGGTGTTGAGCAAGTGGTAATGAAAAATAGTAGATTTAACAGTGGAGGTACACATCAAGGAGAGACATCTGCACCTCCATCAAACTTTGGCATGGCACGCTCTTCTTCCTGGTTTGATATGAATTCTG GAAACTTCTCAATTGCATTTAGGACACCTCCTGTTAGCCCCCCTCAGCATGATTATCTTACAGGATTACGCCGAGTGTGTTCTATGGAGTTCAAACCACATCCTATGAATTCACCTGAGGGCTTAGCTGGTCCCCTTTTAAGCTCTGTTGCGGCTCCCAGTAATGCTGAACTAAGTATACTTCCCCAATCAACAATCTACAACTGGAGTTGTGGTCACTTCTCTAGGCCACTTTTAACTGGTTCTGATGATAATGAAGAAGCCAATGctagaagagaagagagagaacaaATTGCATTAGGTTGCATTGCTAAGTGCCAGCGATCCT CAGCTTGCAAGATGACAAGTCAAATTGCTAGTTGGGATACAAGGTTTGAGACGGGTACAAAAGCAGCATTATTGTTGCCATTCTCTCCAATCGTCATTGCAGCTGATGAAAATGAGCAAATAAG AGTGTGGAACTATGATGATGCGCTACCAGTGAACTCTTTTCAAAACCATAAGTTGTCCGAAAGAGGGCTATCTAAACTCTTGCTTATCAATGAGCTTGATGAGAGCTTGCTTTTAGCTGCCTCAA GTGATGGAAATGTACGTATATGGAAAAATTTTACTCAAAGTGGAGGACAAAAACTTGTAACTGCTTTCTCATCGGTTCAGGGTCATCGAGCTGCTGGTCGCAGTATTGTGATCGACTGGCAGCAGCAATCTGGTTATCTGGTACTATTCTGTTATTTTCCCAGTCGTTCGGACTTCGGTTtttattttatgcattttaggTTGTTCTAA
- the LOC101757640 gene encoding regulatory-associated protein of TOR 1 isoform X3: MALGDLMASRLVHSSSSPSPSPAAPPAPLPNHHHQHNNHVTDDLPVANGPEPRNGLEPAEVEKPEPVAYLPQVVVLCEQRHEALDEAAAAAAGPSTTGLVSKWRPKDRMKTGCVALVLCLNISVDPPDVIKISPCARMECWIDPFSMAPPKALENIGKTLHSQYERWQPKARYKLQLDPTVEEVKKLCNTCRKYARSERVLFHYNGHGVPKPTANGEIWVFNKSYTQYIPLPITDLDSWLKTPSIYVFDCSAAGIIVKAFLERLDWSSSSSASSQKDCILLAACEAHQTLPQSAEFPADVFTACLTTPIKMALHWFCKRSLLRGSMDHSLIDQIPGRQNDRKTLLGELNWIFTAITDTIAWNVLPHDLFQRLFRQDLLVASLFRNFLLAERIMRSANCSPISYPLLPPTHQHHMWDAWDMAAEICLSKLPQLIADPNAEFQPSPFFTEQLTAFEVWLDHGSEDKKPPEQLPIVLQVLRSQSHRFRALVLLGRFLDMGPWAVDLALSVGIFPYVLKLLQTSAMELRQILVFIWTKILSLDKSCQVDLVKDGGHAYFIRFLDSLDAYPEQRAMAAFVLAVIVDGHRRGQEACINAGLIDVCLRHLQPENPHDAQTEPLLLQWLCLCLGKLWEDFPEARLLGLQSNAPEIVAYLLSETQPEVRASAVFALGNLLDMGSTSLNGVDDDSDDDEKLKAETIVVRSLLQVSSDCSPLVRSEVAIALTRFALGHNKYLKSVAAEYWKPQTNSLLKSLPSLANISSPNNAYSPNNIRQGSSGLGSHIGPVLRVGSDSSATGRDARISTSSPIATSSIMHGSPQSDDSSQHSDSGILLKENASNGGLSYNRSRPVDSGIYSQFISTMCSVAKDPYPRIATIGRRALSLIGVEQVVMKNSRFNSGGTHQGETSAPPSNFGMARSSSWFDMNSGNFSIAFRTPPVSPPQHDYLTGLRRVCSMEFKPHPMNSPEGLAGPLLSSVAAPSNAELSILPQSTIYNWSCGHFSRPLLTGSDDNEEANARREEREQIALGCIAKCQRSSACKMTSQIASWDTRFETGTKAALLLPFSPIVIAADENEQIRVWNYDDALPVNSFQNHKLSERGLSKLLLINELDESLLLAASSDGNVRIWKNFTQSGGQKLVTAFSSVQGHRAAGRSIVIDWQQQSGYLVKWVFKDDFTRPVTIQSKY; encoded by the exons ATGGCATTGGGAGATCTCATGGCCTCCAGGCTCGTCCACTCCTCGTCctctccgtcgccgtcgccggccgcgcccccggcgccgctgccgaaccaccaccaccagcacaacAACCACGTCACGGATGACCTCCCCGTGGCGAACGGGCCGGAGCCCAGGAATGGGCTCGAGCCCGCCGAGGTGGAGAAGCCGGAGCCCGTGGCGTACCTGCCCCAGGTGGTGGTGCTGTGCGAGCAGCGCCACGAGGCGCTCGACgaggctgcggcggccgccgccgggccctCCACCACCGGCCTGGTCTCCAAGTGGCGCCCGAAGGACCGG ATGAAGACTGGATGTGTTGCACTTGTACTATGTTTAAACATAAGTGTTGATCCACCGGATGTAATTAAAATTTCCCCTTGTGCAAGAATGGAGTGCTGGATAG atCCATTTTCAATGGCACCTCCTAAAGCCCTTGAAAATATCGGAAAAACATTGCACTCACAGTATGAACGCTGGCAACCTAAG GCTCGTTACAAGCTTCAGCTAGATCCAACAGTGGAGGAAGTGAAGAAGCTTTGTAATACTTGCCGTAAATATGCCAGATCAGAGAGAGTACTTTTCCATTACAATGGCCATGGTGTCCCAAAGCCTACAGCTAATGGTGAGATTTGGGTGTTTAACAAG AGTTACACACAGTATATTCCCCTTCCAATTACTGATCTTGATTCATGGCTAAAAACACCTTCCATTTATGTTTTTGACTGCTCAGCAGCTGGAATTATTGTGAAAGCTTTTCTAGAG CGCCTAGACTGGAGTTCTAGCTCCTCTGCATCTTCACAGAAGGATTGCATTCTTCTTGCTGCCTGCGAAGCACATCAAACACTTCCTCAGAGTGCAGAATTTCCTGCTGATGTGTTTACAGCTTGCCTCACAACACCCATCAAGATGGCATTGCACTg GTTTTGTAAACGATCATTACTCCGAGGTTCTATGGATCATTCTCTTATAGACCAAATCCCCGGAAGGCAAAATGACCGTAAAACTCTTCTTGGAGAGCTGAATTGGATTTTCACTGCTATTACAGACACTATTGCCTGGAATGTTCTTCCTCATG ATCTGTTCCAAAGGCTTTTCAGGCAAGATCTTCTGGTTGCTAGTCTCTTTCGCAACTTCTTGCTTGCTGAGAGAATCATGCGATCTGCTAATTGTTCTCCAATTTCTTATCCATTGTTGCCGCCAACACATCAACACCATATGTG GGACGCATGGGACATGGCTGCTGAGATTTGTCTTTCCAAGCTTCCTCAGTTAATTGCTGATCCAAATGCAGAGTTTCAG CCAAGCCCATTTTTTACGGAACAGCTGACGGCTTTTGAAGTGTGGCTTGATCATGGTTCTGAGGACAAGAAGCCCCCTGAACAGTTACCTATAGTTCTTCAG GTCCTGCGTAGTCAGTCACATAGATTTAGAGCACTTGTTCTGCTTGGAAGGTTTCTTGACATGGGACCATGGGCAGTTGATTTG GCCCTGTCTGTTGGAATCTTCCCTTATGTGCTCAAACTGCTTCAAACAAGTGCAATGGAGTTGCGTCAAATTCTTGTGTTCATATGGACAAAAATTCTCTCTCTTGATAAG TCGTGCCAGGTTGACTTGGTTAAAGATGGAGGACATGCATATTTTATCAGGTTTCTTGACAGTTTGGATGCTTACCCAGAGCAGCGTGCTATGGCTGCTTTCGTATTAGCAGTTATTGTGGATGGGCATAGAAGGGGTCAAGAGGCCTGTATTAATGCAGGTCTTATAGATGTTTGCCTGAGACATCTGCAACCTGAAAATCCACATGATGCACAGACAGAACCTTTGCTTTTGCAGTGGCTTTGTTTATGCCTTGGCAAACTCTGGGAAGATTTCCCTGAGGCTCGGTTACTTGGTCTGCAATCAAATGCACCAGAAATTGTAGCTTATTTGTTATCAGAGACACAACCTGAG GTCAGAGCTTCTGCTGTTTTTGCATTAGGGAATCTCCTGGATATGGGATCAACATCATTAAACGGTGTCGatgatgattctgatgatgacGAGAAATTAAAAGCTGAAACAATTGTCGTTCGAAGCCTTCTGCAGGTCTCCTCAGATTGTAGCCCCCTTGTTAGATCTGAGGTTGCTATAG cgCTTACTCGGTTTGCATTGGGTCACAATAAGTATCTCAAATCTGTTGCTGCTGAGTATTGGAAACCTCAAACCAATTCATTGCTGAAGTCACTGCCGTCACTAGCCAATATAAGTAGTCCAAACAATGCCTACAGTCCCAACAACATTCGACAAGGCAGCAGTGGCCTTGGTTCTCATATTGGTCCTGTGCTAAGGGTTGGCAGTGATAGCAGTGCCACTGGCCGTGATGCAAGAATTTCTACGAGCAGCCCGATTGCAACAAGTAGTATCATGCATGGCTCTCCCCAGTCAGATGATTCTTCCCAACACTCTGATTCAGGCATATTACTGAAAGAGAATGCAAGTAATGGTGGTCTCAGCTACAACAGATCGAGACCTGTTGATAGTGGCATTTATTCTCAATTTATATCAACTATGTGTTCTGTTGCTAAAGATCCTTACCCAAGAATTGCAACTATTGGTCGGAGAGCACTGTCCCTTATAGGTGTTGAGCAAGTGGTAATGAAAAATAGTAGATTTAACAGTGGAGGTACACATCAAGGAGAGACATCTGCACCTCCATCAAACTTTGGCATGGCACGCTCTTCTTCCTGGTTTGATATGAATTCTG GAAACTTCTCAATTGCATTTAGGACACCTCCTGTTAGCCCCCCTCAGCATGATTATCTTACAGGATTACGCCGAGTGTGTTCTATGGAGTTCAAACCACATCCTATGAATTCACCTGAGGGCTTAGCTGGTCCCCTTTTAAGCTCTGTTGCGGCTCCCAGTAATGCTGAACTAAGTATACTTCCCCAATCAACAATCTACAACTGGAGTTGTGGTCACTTCTCTAGGCCACTTTTAACTGGTTCTGATGATAATGAAGAAGCCAATGctagaagagaagagagagaacaaATTGCATTAGGTTGCATTGCTAAGTGCCAGCGATCCT CAGCTTGCAAGATGACAAGTCAAATTGCTAGTTGGGATACAAGGTTTGAGACGGGTACAAAAGCAGCATTATTGTTGCCATTCTCTCCAATCGTCATTGCAGCTGATGAAAATGAGCAAATAAG AGTGTGGAACTATGATGATGCGCTACCAGTGAACTCTTTTCAAAACCATAAGTTGTCCGAAAGAGGGCTATCTAAACTCTTGCTTATCAATGAGCTTGATGAGAGCTTGCTTTTAGCTGCCTCAA GTGATGGAAATGTACGTATATGGAAAAATTTTACTCAAAGTGGAGGACAAAAACTTGTAACTGCTTTCTCATCGGTTCAGGGTCATCGAGCTGCTGGTCGCAGTATTGTGATCGACTGGCAGCAGCAATCTGGTTATCTG gttaaaTGGGTTTTCAAGGACGATTTCACCAGGCCAGTTACCATCCAGAGCAAATATTAG